One genomic region from Haloarcula taiwanensis encodes:
- a CDS encoding alpha/beta hydrolase, whose protein sequence is MQIRVYDEGAAKDCLFVLGWGNRCRHRNVQWLIDQLATTYRVHAVELPTHITDYRREWVGPVQEYASDLGGFDLLGHSAGGLTAAHLDADGIGNRVYLSPWWDSDFPVPGPVLDALASLPITKPFIPVDTLDADAIGDLATAQQLADAPSSVSPAFLRTVFRAQRSLPPARDAAAAFCSLTDTVVDPRAVGERLPADRIRLYDGGHELFSSSGREQTVKTVLDALQHGPGAL, encoded by the coding sequence ATGCAGATTCGCGTGTACGACGAGGGGGCTGCGAAAGACTGCCTGTTCGTCCTCGGGTGGGGGAACCGCTGCCGACACCGGAACGTCCAGTGGCTCATCGACCAGCTTGCCACGACATACCGTGTCCACGCCGTCGAACTGCCGACACATATCACCGACTACCGGCGGGAGTGGGTCGGTCCGGTCCAGGAGTACGCTTCCGACCTCGGCGGGTTCGACCTGCTCGGGCACAGTGCAGGCGGGCTGACAGCGGCCCACCTCGACGCCGACGGTATCGGCAACCGAGTGTACCTGAGCCCATGGTGGGACAGTGACTTCCCGGTTCCGGGGCCGGTGCTCGACGCTCTCGCCTCGCTCCCGATTACGAAACCGTTCATCCCGGTCGATACGCTGGACGCCGACGCTATCGGTGACCTGGCGACGGCCCAGCAGCTCGCGGACGCTCCGTCGTCGGTTTCGCCGGCGTTCCTCCGGACGGTGTTTCGGGCACAGCGGTCCCTTCCGCCGGCCCGGGACGCCGCCGCGGCGTTTTGCTCGCTCACGGACACAGTCGTCGACCCGCGTGCCGTCGGCGAGCGCCTGCCGGCCGACCGTATACGGCTGTACGACGGCGGCCACGAACTGTTCTCCTCGAGCGGCCGCGAGCAGACCGTCAAGACGGTTCTCGACGCGTTACAGCACGGCCCCGGCGCGCTGTGA